A window of Cryptomeria japonica chromosome 3, Sugi_1.0, whole genome shotgun sequence contains these coding sequences:
- the LOC131027953 gene encoding calmodulin-like protein 2, with the protein MESTSLQEMADLNEIRRMYEMVDENADGEVSVSEMCGFMNKLRIPISEEDVRFMLSTSLQKDCSGLRFEQFVEVYQSILNNKDHKARDESFGVFDENKDGYITSEELQHVLSTMGLIPLSQDLQQCEQMICRFDLDRNGVLDFAEFKIMMSSEPSP; encoded by the coding sequence ATGGAGTCCACATCGTTGCAAGAAATGGCTGATCTTAATGAAATTCGTAGAATGTATGAGATGGTGGACGAAAATGCAGATGGAGAAGTGAGCGTGAGTGAGATGTGTGGCTTCATGAACAAGCTTAGAATACCAATCTCAGAAGAAGATGTGAGATTTATGCTCAGCACTTCTCTTCAAAAGGACTGTAGTGGCCTGCGGTTTGAACAATTTGTTGAGGTATATCAATCCATTCTAAACAATAAAGACCATAAAGCGAGAGATGAATCATTCGGTGTATTTGATGAGAATAAAGATGGATACATAACTTCAGAGGAGCTGCAACATGTCTTGTCCACGATGGGATTGATTCCGTTGAGCCAAGACCTGCAACAGTGCGAGCAAATGATATGCCGATTTGATTTGGACCGCAATGGAGTGTTGGACTTCGCTGAATTCAAAATTATGATGTCTTCTGAACCTTCTCCATGA